The Gadus macrocephalus chromosome 12, ASM3116895v1 genome segment TGACCTACTTTGACGAAAGGCTATCTTTTATGCGTTTCAGACTATCACCTCTGTAAATTCATGGCTTCTCTttgacacgcacactcacacgaacatgtgttttctttcagaggaaggagggggtttTGGATGAGGAGGCTCTACAGTTAACACAGCAGCTGCTGTCGTCCAATCCTGACTTCTCAACCCTCTGGAACTACAGGAGAGAGATTCTGATGCATCTGGAGACTGTGAGGTCAGCTAACTACAGATAAATTAATTATACATCCATCAGCAATCCATACTCTGCCGTGTAAACTTTACAGTGTTAACTCTTCAATAACTCAATTTCCATGTCCGTCTGGTGTTTCCCTCTCCCAATCGCAGAGAGGAGGACGATGTGCAGAAGATCTATGAGTCAGAACTTTCCTTTGTGGAACGCTGTCTGAGGCAGAACCCCAAGTCTTATGGCAGCTGGCACCACCGAGGTTGGGTTTCAGCCCGTCTGCCCCGGCCTGACTGGGTCAGAGAACTGAGTCTATGCGATCGCTGCCTCAGCTTGGACGAGCGTAACTGTGAGTACGGGAAAGGTTAAGCgagagaataaaaaataaatgtactttTAGTCAATACAGTTTTCAAATGAGGATTGACTCACTCTTTAAAGAGAATAGGTAGAGGGTTTCCtatattttcttcttttatgGCGAATTTGACCTGCTTTCCTCTCTTTGAGGCTCTATAATGAAGTGCTGAAAATGTTTGATCTCACTATCGTCTACTTCCTGCGGCCCAGTTCACTGCTGGGACTACAGGCGGGTGGTGGTGAGGATGTCAGGCGTGGCCGTGGATCAGGAGCTCCGCTTCACCGATCGCCTCATTGGCTCAAACTTTTCCAACTACTCCAGCTGGCACTACCGCAGCACCCTGCTGCCCCTGCTGCATCTGGAGTCCCCCGAGCCACTCTCGCCCACCCCCCAGCTGGCCAAGACCTCCCCACGGACCAACAGCCATCGTGTCTGCGAGGAGCAGCTGCTCAAAGGTATGCTGGAATCAGTTCCTCAACCAGATGTCTCCATGTTGTTGTGGTTTCATACAGACAGGGGATGCTGCCAAAATGTTGTCACATTGCCGAACCTCCTTGGTGGTTTTAATATACTTTTAAACTTTGTTTcttgtgtatgcgtttgtgtgtctagaATATGAGCTTGTGCAGAATGCCTTCTTCACGGATCCCAATGACCAGAGTGCTTGGTTCTACTATCGCTGGCTGTTGGGCAGAGGTGAGTGTCAATACGCATATAGTGCCTGGTTGCATGCCTTTCAGCACGCATCTTCTGTTATCAGTGTCAGTATTACCTGAAAAAATGTATTTAAGTTTCTGCATGGCTATGTCACATGTTCTTAAGATATTTTGTCCCACAGCGGAGCGGGAGGAGATGATCAGCTGTGTGTACGTCAgtcgagaggaggagagggtggctGTGTGTTTCTCCAAGCCAGTTCACGTGAGTTTATTCACATGATGTCCTCCTAGAAAAAGTTACCCACCTCAAAGAAATATACCAACCACCAAAAAACACCAGCTCCATAAATTACCATACCTCTCTATGGTGTTTCCCAATTTATTTTCAGATAAGGCACAccacaattaacaatattacaGGGACACCAACTTATAGTTAAAGGGGAAATGCAACACCAATGTTATTGGCAATTGTTGCAACATTTCGCACAGCAGACTTACCATAAAGTATGCATACACATCAACATCTGACAGGCAATTGCATTATTTgtcatttatgtatttattttaatggtGTTAGAATTTGACTAACGTATAACAATTAATCGGTAATGAAATTATAAATACAACTAAATATAACTTGTGTCAAAGATTATGTATTGAATCTCCCAAATTGTCAAAGCACTCCCTAGTTTTGCCCAAAGGCACACCAGTTTTCCCTGGCTCACTGATCTGCCAGAAGAAAGCATTGACCTTTAGGTTTCTGGTTCTATTTTGATAGTCTGCAATACGAAGGAAGGAAGGGGCATCCAAACATTCAGTAGTCATGACCGGTTGTTGTAACTGATGTTTTTGCAAGACAGCTAACCCTTACTGCGTCCAacaagctggctgttgccttggaTGGTTGACATGCAAGCATTTGTATGAACGGGTGAACATGAGGCACAAATTGTGAAGAGCTTTGAGGGGCCAGTGTACCATCAATGTACTATTTACCATAAATCTACAGTTGCACTGTAAATATTGTGAATATTCCTTTTCagatttattctttatttattaatatgacGTAATACATATCCCCCTTCTCATTAGAGCTTAGATCAGGCCCaaaaaatcaagcccgacccggcccgagtccgtgcacgttctgtccgagcccggcccggcccgacacattaactataattatgagcccgagctcaatttcaacccgacatttttttaatacatgtgtaactttgtacacatttgttacttagccCTACTCTGctgaatatatatgtaagggataatgtatggaacgccggtcattatctggaaaataagccccgacagggcgaacaggacaccgacgtgcagcgaggtgtcttgctttgccctgaaggggcttattttcgataatgaccggcgatgttctatacattatcccgcttattacacggctacttgccaaaaccaaacaataacttcacatggtgtgtctttttacaatttattcgttaccagcattcatagtgttgatcagcagagaaatagtctgccaaagtcgtagacgtcgcttagcaaccgaagacgctggggttgacatgttaccggactactacccacgcatgttccacggcattgagaatacccgtgtaataaaggcctataatatttctgtttgtggcatagatttctcctcagattaggccaataaagcaatgatttaaaaaagaaaagaaaaacagaaacgcttgatcaaaggcccggcctgaCCCGGctcgaggatagtggtgggaaatattggcccaacccggcccgcgggtccgGTCGGgatcgggcagagaatctaaactctttTTCTCATCCACCCCCCACACTCTTTTTATGCCGACTCTATACCGGAGCACTGAGGTTTAATAGACATTGATTTACCCTGAACATGATGGGCCTTTATTGTCATTATCCATATTGTCGGAGTCGGACATGGGGTAGTGAAGCATGGTTTTTGACGTGTGACCTTTGCTAAACAATGGGATGTGAGACTGACTCTCTCCTGTGTTCCCCTGTATCAGGGGCAGGCTGTTGGCCTGATGCTGGTCCTCGACGGGCAGCCCCAGCAAGTGGAATGGAGGAGCGTCCACCCACGCTTGAGACACAGCCCTGTCTGGGTATCCTTTGGATCTATCTGATCAAGTGGTATGAGGAACGCTAGGGGACATGGGATGCACTGTGTCTGCCAGTGCATTACAAGCCAGGTTGACCCACTGCTTGGCCCATGCAGCTGCGATTTTTGGTTGAATGTatatttaagatttttttttttatactacaGTAACAGTGGGGACGCTTGCTTTGAAACATACTTATAATGGTTGCAACATCTGTTATTAACGGGAATACACTCTAGGGAAACTACAAGTCTTAGATTCactctgtaaacagagcgcaggTAGACTCTTTCTAAATGCAGCTCACTGCCTCCTGCCTGTTATTTCACCATTCATCAAACTTCCATTGGAATACATCTCAAAAAATCATTCACTCTCTGATACGACTGTTTTggaattattaatatttataatcCAAATGAGTCCAGGCGGGTAAACAGATTATTTTCAAAAGTTACAAATCAACCGAAACGATGGATAATTTACTCCTCCTTGAGCTTCTTCTTCGAACATCCACGTTTGCAATTTTGATGTTTGTCAGTTAAGAAGACTAATTTAAACCATATCAAATGACATCATTAGAATACTGTGCCAGGCACCCGTTATCGGTTAGCGAGAGAGCTTCAGCCATTGCAGGAGCGAAGCAGGCTGCATTGTAACCCTATGGGGCAATATTTTCATTGTACCTCCTCTAAAAGTGCTTTTTTTTGCGACTGTCGGGCTCTGATTATTGTAAGTGTCCAACAATATTGTGAAAGGATCCATGCAGAGGAATATAGATTTGTCTTTACATTTTGCTTGACCCGATATGTTTTTGTGCAACCAAGACTCTCTGAAATCTGAACGATTTAAAAAATCCCGAAAATATCCTTAAACACCACAACCTTTCACCTCTGTATACAGTGGAGCGGGTGATAGTTGAGAATGTTTTCTTAGTGAGGAATGGGTTTGAAATTGACGGATTTGGAAAAGTTTGCAATTAATGCattaggataggataggatatatttatttgtcattggacagaagtacaacgaaattcagtgcactcacgtactggtctcatttaaaaaggtaacataataaataataaataaataaagaaaatacattcaacatttcgttCACTCACTACATTCATGTCGTCATACACTACTATACCGTTAACTTAGTGCCATTGTATGcctaaaaaatagtaaaaaaaatagtatGCCTTAAAATAGTAGTACAAATATGTAAAGTGCTGAGCATTGCATTACATGTGGACGTCACGGATTAATACTGTCGGAACTAGTGGATTTATTTTCAGGTCAGAGTTGGTAGTATGGTAGTATGGTGTATGGTGACTGCTTTGGGATAGAAACTGTTTATGAATCTTGTGGTGCGTGTTCTGATGGACCTGTAACGTTTCCCTGAGGGCAGCAGTTCAAACAGATAGTTGGCAGGGTGGTATGAGTCTTTCATAATGTTGTGTGTCTTCTGCAAGCATCGGGAGTTGAAGATGGTGTCCATGGTAGGTAGCTGTTGGTTGATGATGTTTTGGGCGGTTTTAATAATCCTCTGCAGTTAAATAGTAAAAGATATATACAGAAATAAATACGTATGATTTCAACCCTACAACTGGGAAATACGTACCAATGAATAACAGGCATTGCCCTTCAGGGCGCTAGAAACTCTACCGCTTAACAATTGACATGAAGCAATGTGACATGGTGGAGAGGATGGAAAATTTAATCGATAATCTTTTAATCACAGTTGGCAGAACCTTAACCTGGGTTTAGGTCTGTGATCTCCCCCCTGCCACCATAAGTGACATTGGCAATGAGCATAACCTGACCGTGCACTGGACGGAGAATCATACGCACAGGGACTGCGCACTCTACACTGGTGGGATCTTGCAGAAATCTTGGCTCTTTCCTATGTTGTGTTCTTTTTAGCTGTATGATCGCACACTGTCGCCATCTTTATTTATAAGACGACTCCATCTTTCACTTTCCCTTCCACAGGTCGATCCCAGAGTTGGTGCCGGGATTCTGCCACTGACCTGGAGCTTTTCAGGTATGTTTATATGTAAAGTGGTGGACATCCAAAAATGTTAGGAATCGATTGACTGTAATTACTTTACTGGAACATCATTTTCTGAGGCCTAAAGGAATAGTACATGCTAAAACCCTTAGTTTATTATTATAAAGCGTCTGAACATTGATTTCCTATATATTccagggtttatttttttccgacATTTGTAATATTTTACTTGAATCGTGATTTGTAATTGGTCACCGGCTGTCGTGTCAGGCTTCCCACAATCTCCTCCTTTCGTCGTGACAAAGGCTATCTACCGGCCAGTGTTCACGTTAGCCGGCTATAGCCGGACATTGGCcgattgcacgcacgcatggccagtataataaaatgtaaacggcccacatgtccgagaaagaaaagaaagaagttcgcatttatgtatgaattaatcagtagcatatgaaatccagtagcggttcctggccgagctcaccagggaggcaaacacgAACGTGCATGCATAAACACGCGCGGTGCacccgcacatgcatacacatgtcactcagtggccatgctgttgaacgctgattggctgtcatcacgcgaaattcgcgtcaaagtggaaatatttcaactcgagagaatttgtcgcggcacaaatcctcgtgaacgcgctcgcctgtgcacagcgaaagtgtggcgcaacaaatcaaaacttgtcgccggttttctctcgcgaaaaattcgcccgatacgtgtctctacgttcactttgtatgggatcttgtctccccgtcgcgtttggtgtgaacgcacaaatcTTTCCCGACTGGGCAAATATTGCCAAAATCGCCAGCACAATCCCCTTGTCCAGTGTTCCTCTGGAACAAGCTTTTTCTCTCCAAAACAGGATTAAAACATCTATCAGAATCCGCCTAGCTGAGGAAAAGGTGACGAGGCTGATGCGCATATCGGGCCTTGGGCCGGGGTTGAAAGACTTCAACTTTTCGCGAGCAGAGGAGCACTTCCATGCCATGAAGTTGCGCCGAAAGTAGCCTGCAAGAATTGCAATTAtcgaatttattattttttacccgtTTACCATTTTTGCCGAGAAtggctgttatgttttttttgcctaGGCTAATTTAATAATGGCATTTATTGAAGCAACTTAGTTTGTGTCGTTTGTCGTGTAAATGTGGACTTTTggtgattatttaattattagtgaATAACGCCTGGAAGATATTCCAAATGTCCGATATTCGGGAATAGTGTCGGACATTTGCATTCTGGATTTATGAGGCTACTGGCCTGGTAACAATGTGTTTCctgaaataaaatatttatatgcAGTTATGCTGTAAcgcatggtttctcaacgggggcgttcgcacaacctaggggggcgctgggaacgtgattccatttttgtggggggattttaaactttcattgtttttgttttttttgggtgaaaaaaATAGGAAATCCTCCACAAAAAGGCTgttgcattacacacacacaaaatatataggcctaataagGCCTCTGCCCGTGATCTGTTTCTGGGGAGTCCGCGTTGCCCGGCCTGTGGatcccgggccattcattcattcgttcacggggcactgcgggagtcgcgggagtgcCTGCACCGCGGTCacggtgaatgaatgttcaatccaacctctctctcttctctcttctctcttctctctctcgtgtgtgtgttagccaatcagaggtgagacatttgcatgtcatgaatattcataaaaaaaaatttgcaACAAAACTGACTCAGAGGGCATTCTTTGTTATTAGTGACCAACggaaaatcaatgaaaaacgatgcattgagaactttaagcaatataacacgagtgtgagtggggttgttagtttatttttttattggggggggggggcagcggatcagggtaaggtcaggggggcgtttgctcaaaaaaggttgagaaccactgctgtaACGGAACCCGGCCTGAGTTGTTGTCCTCTATTAAACCGAATTGTAAATACTGCAGCAATGTCTACCAATTGACATAGTGTTTACAGCAATTAATTTCAGCTGTGACCTGGGATGTACATCCCCAACAGACCTATCTTAACCATGTCAAAGCGTAAGACCGTAGTTCgtctttaagtgtgtgtgtgtgtgtgtgtgtgtgtgtgtgtgtgtgtgtgtgtgtgtgtgtgtgtgtgtgtgtgtgtgtgtgtgtgtgtgtgtgtgtgtgtgtgtgtgtgtgtgtgtgtgtgtgtgtgtgtgtgtgcttaggaGTGAGCTGTCGGTGGAGAAGACATCAGTTCTGCAGTCTGAGCTGCAAACTTGCAACCAGCTCCAAGAACTGGAGCCTCTGAATAAATGTACGTCCGCCTAGGTCCCGCTGCACTATATTACACAACAAGGATCCGCCCATGCCGCATTGTGTTTGTGATTCTTGGACTTCGTATCCTCCATTCCTTTGGCAGGGTGCCTGTTGACCATTGTCCTCCTGATGAGGGCGCTAGACCCCCTGGGCTACGAGAAGGAGACGCTGGCTCACTTCCAGACCTTGAAAGTAAGTCATTGCTGCTACTAGAGGTCTTCTACAGGTCCAACCCTGCACCACAACTTCAAATCCGACCCGAGGGGATTTGAGTCCAAATTGTATCACGCCCAAGAGGGGTCTGATACGACTCACTAAATGCTTGGTACAGTGAAGTCATTCTGACAAATGTTATTGGTCACAGATATTTTAGTGAAGCCAGAGACTGTAACAATGGTTTCTTAGACGACAGTTATTCTCCAGGGTccagttgcaccagcagaacgtaaggtcccacttaggctacgttgaacgtaaatcacccaaacgttcgactttacactctactaaaaaaatagcagttgcaccaagcagatagtttcaacgtaacactaagttataacttatcttttacacctcgcctctagctggtgtaagttccatactaacgataaagaaccgttaaaagaaaaaaacgtaaaaagatttcaacactaacgcagggtaaagatggctattcgttttgagcaatgggAAGAGGAGTTTCAATGCGATTTGCGCCgggaacggattgtccgtgaccgtatcgatccatttctttattatgatgatgttgaattatatgcgcgatttcggttttgccgggcggaatattatatttatttatttattataaaatccgccatcaaatagcttaacctcacgcctataccgtccaagcaaattttagagaataaatgactgaaactgttttgtttgccctctcatttgggtgctaacgcgtcttcactcgggtaaggtggaaacttgccggtatttcctgtttacattgttatctgtcaatgattggcttgaaattatCTAAACGTCATTAAAAGCGACACTGGTACACTTTATGCACTACTAGTAACGTTACAACTTAAGTTATGGTGGTGCAACCAAAATTTAGAACACCTTTTAGTTTGACACTAGCTACGTCGAGCGTAGGGTTAAGGCAGACTTTACACCCGAACTTATGATCGGCTTTACGTTCTGATGGTGCAACCGACTGCTGTAGGTGTACAATTAGTAGGATGTAAAGCAgagatgggcaactttcatgataaagagagccacatttttcatcataaccatcggagggccaaatgactgcacacttcaactaaacgtgagcggagagaagctacacaattttgaatttggtaaatatgatttcctgtattctggtgcattttggggatggccactacctaaaaaatcatgcagaatcataacctatgtacggtatgttaattgaaccaacatacattcatttcatgttttccatgctcaaacagccacatgaatggtcagtatttttatcagtgcaaagggctcacatacatcattcaatgaagtaaaaaaactgaaaaacagtggcccaacattaagtgcaacaactcaatgaactcaaacccaacaagcagttgtggtagttgtagtggcgacttaagtggatatctttaatgactgatatcgcttctaagcaaactagacgcatgggtttgccttcgaattctatgaattcttctcatctttcttgaccgagttttctgtaactcgatcaattattattattcttttttttattcttttttttttattatgtgcgggcctgactgagtgaggatgcgggccgcactgagtgaggatgcgggccgtatgcgggccgcgggccgccagttgcccatccctgatgtaaagagagagagcagtgtacTGCAAAAGACAGTGTTGgggagtaacggaatacatgTACTGGCGTTACatattcagaatacaaattatagCTAACTGTAGTCCGTTgaagttacaatttaaatagttggtatttagaatagttaca includes the following:
- the rabggta gene encoding geranylgeranyl transferase type-2 subunit alpha isoform X1, which translates into the protein MHGRLKIKSTAQQEEEKRKEREKKLKLYVTARDVCFSQRKEGVLDEEALQLTQQLLSSNPDFSTLWNYRREILMHLETVREEDDVQKIYESELSFVERCLRQNPKSYGSWHHRGWVSARLPRPDWVRELSLCDRCLSLDERNFHCWDYRRVVVRMSGVAVDQELRFTDRLIGSNFSNYSSWHYRSTLLPLLHLESPEPLSPTPQLAKTSPRTNSHRVCEEQLLKEYELVQNAFFTDPNDQSAWFYYRWLLGRAEREEMISCVYVSREEERVAVCFSKPVHGQAVGLMLVLDGQPQQVEWRSVHPRLRHSPVWVCDLPPATISDIGNEHNLTVHWTENHTHRDCALYTGRSQSWCRDSATDLELFRSELSVEKTSVLQSELQTCNQLQELEPLNKWCLLTIVLLMRALDPLGYEKETLAHFQTLKEVDSMRSAYYGDLCSKFIIENTILKMEYAEVRVFSISNKKLSTLCHLDQLLLVTHINLSSNELERLPPQFCMLQCLEVLEADNNSIEDLEGVYQLPKLEEISLKNNKISKIEDLALLASCPKLRSLDLRGNPVTQMANFLSDIAKLLPSVTDLQL
- the rabggta gene encoding geranylgeranyl transferase type-2 subunit alpha isoform X2, producing the protein MHGRLKIKSTAQQEEEKRKEREKKLKLYVTARDVCFSQRKEGVLDEEALQLTQQLLSSNPDFSTLWNYRREILMHLETVREEDDVQKIYESELSFVERCLRQNPKSYGSWHHRGWVSARLPRPDWVRELSLCDRCLSLDERNFHCWDYRRVVVRMSGVAVDQELRFTDRLIGSNFSNYSSWHYRSTLLPLLHLESPEPLSPTPQLAKTSPRTNSHRVCEEQLLKEYELVQNAFFTDPNDQSAWFYYRWLLGRAEREEMISCVYVSREEERVAVCFSKPVHGQAVGLMLVLDGQPQQVEWRSVHPRLRHSPVWVCDLPPATISDIGNEHNLTVHWTENHTHRDCALYTGRSQSWCRDSATDLELFRSELSVEKTSVLQSELQTCNQLQELEPLNKWCLLTIVLLMRALDPLGYEKETLAHFQTLKVLEADNNSIEDLEGVYQLPKLEEISLKNNKISKIEDLALLASCPKLRSLDLRGNPVTQMANFLSDIAKLLPSVTDLQL